AGCATTTCTGTTAATGCAAGGTATCTCTACTAAACCAGCTACCGGATCACAAACTAAACCTAAAAGGTTTTGCATAGCAATAGAGAAAGCTTCAGCAGATTGGCGAGGTGTGCCTCCTGCCACTTCAACAGCAGCAGCAGCGGCCATTGCTGATGCACTACCGACTTCAGCTTGGCATCCACCAGTAGCACCTGCAATACAGTCATTATTAGCAACCACAATACCAAATAAACCGGCAGCAAATAAAAATCGAATCATTTGTTCTTTTGATAAATCAAGCGTTTCGTTAATCGTAAATAATACTCCAGGTAAAGTACCAGCAGCACCAGCTGTTGGAGTGGCACAAATGACGCCCATAGCAGCATTAACTTCATTTGTACCAATTGCTGCTTGAATCCCCTTCATCATTAATTCACCGGATAAAGGTTGGTGATTTTCTCTATAATTTTTTAATTTAATAGCATCTCCACCGGTCAAACTAGTAGAAGAAAACACACCTTCTCCTTCTTGTGAACGTTTAACAGCATTTTCCATTGTTTGTAAATTTTGTTCCATGATGTTCCACACATCATCAAAGCTCATTTGAGATTGTTCCATTTACTGTTCAATCATTAAATCGGATAAAGATTTTCCAGTTTTTTCTGCTGCTGTTATAAATTCTTCTATTGATAAATACATAATTTTCTCTCCTAATAATAACAAAATTATAATAAAATAATTCTTGTTTCCTTATCAAAATTAACTAGTTCATTTGCAATAGCTGGCAATGGACGTGAGTCTAAATCAAATTCATATAAGTAATCCTGATCATTTTCAAGTTTTACAATTTTATTTATTTTAATATTGTTTTCTTTCAAAATATTCTCAATACCAATTTTTGTGTTCTCATTTTTTGTCAAGGTTAACAAAATAGGTAAAGTACCTTGTGGTTCAATAATAAATCCATCAATTTCAATATATTTGATTTCAATAGTACCTCCACCTAAAGATATGCCAGTCACATGAATACTATGTGTATCATCTTCTAAATATAGACAGGCTGTATTTGCATGATGAACAGAACTATCTCCTTCCATTTCTATAAATTCAATAGAAATACCTTCAGATTCAGCAAGTTCAATGGCTTGCGGTACACGTGAATCGTTTGTAGCAAAACCTAAAATACCTGCAATAATAGCATAATCAGTCCCATGTCCCTTATGGGTTTCAGCAAAAGATTCATAATATTTGCAAATAATCTTTTTAGGTGTTTTGCCAAATAATTTTCTAGCAACTTGACCAATAGAGACAGCTCCTGCTGTATGTGAACTTGATGGACCAATCATAATAGGTCCAATGATATCAAAACAACTTTTATAGTTTAATACTTTTTGTTTTTTTCTAGAATTTTTAATATTTTCTACCATGCTAAACATGTCCTTTTACTATTTATTTTAAGAAATTTGTGTATCTTTTCTAAGATCATTAACCGTTACAAGTTTAAAGTTTTTGAAGACTATAGAACCAATAAAACCAATTACCAAACTGCAAATAACAATACATGCAACAGTAATTAAAGCTTTGTTAATTGGGTTATTTCCTAAAACAACCAATAATCCAGCCCAAGGTGTTGCCATACCAGTTACAGGAACTTTTAAACCAAAGTAAGTAACAATCATTCCATTAATTGCACCAGCAACTGCATTGGTACCAAAAATTGGAATAGGATTTGAACTAATAATGTCTATTTGAGTAAGAGGCTCAATTGTAACAGCCAAAGCAGTTGATTTATCACCAAAAGGTAATCTATTAAATAGCATGAAATTCAAAATAGAATTACCAAAACAACCAAAAGCACCAATCGCCATAGGAACACCTGTTAATCCAATAAGAGCTGTTAATACCATTGAGCTTAATGGTGTCATACCAACAATCGGAATAATAACACCTAAAAGTGCTCCCATGAAATATGGATTTGCTCCAATTGCAGATAGGATAGAGTTTCCAATGATTTGTAGTATACCCATTACAAATGGTTGGATGATATCAGCAACAAAGTAAGTAGAGAGTGGGATAACTAAGATGATAACAATCAAATCAATTCCTTCAGGAATATATTTTTGAAGTTGTTTTAGGACGAAAGATAACAAGTATGCTGCAACAAAAGCGGGTAAAAGTTTAAAATTAATTAAAGAAACACCCATAATTACAGAAAATACTGGACTAATACCAAATGCTAATGGGACTAACGTTCCAGCTGCTAAACCGCCTAAACCTCCCATAGTTTCACCTATTTTAGCAACATACTGTATGTGAAATACATCACCGATCGCATAATGTAGGAAAGCTTCAGGTAAAAAAGTTGAACATGCAGCACCTGATAAAGCAGATAAAGCCTTACGTCCATTTGGCGCATAAAACGCAAACAGAAACATAACTAAAATAACTAATAATAACATGCCGACACCAAGTAAAATTTTCATAATTAACCTCCAAATTTTCACATTTATAAAAATGAATATACTAATTATAAATTTCACAAAAAAGTATATTCAGTTTTTAATAAAGAATATAATAACAAAAATATTGATCACTAATAATTTTATCACCGATATACATTGTACTAATTTTACTATCGTTGTCAATACATATTAAAAAATAGCTAAAAGCCTATGATATTTAAAATATTTTCCCAAAAAATAAAATGTTTATTTAAATAAACCTAAAGGTCCATTAAATAAACATTTATTAAAATTAAAAGATAATATTATGAATTTTTTTATATAAATTTTATTTTGTTTTTTAAATTTTAATCTAAATTGGAGCAGTTATGTAGATATTTTAGATAAAAGGATAAGTAGAAAGCCTTAAATAAATGCTTTCTACTTATTTTTTATTTAAGCACTGATTGACCACCCATATAAGGTTGCAATACTTCTGGAATAGTTACTGAGCCATCTTCATTTTGGTAATTTTCAATAATAGCAGCAACTGTTCTACCAACAGCTAATCCAGAGCCATTTAATGTATGTGCATATTTAATTTCTCCGTCTTTTGTTCTATAGCGGATCATTGCCCGTCTTGCTTGAAAGTCAACACAATTAGAACAAGAACTGATTTCACGATAAGTATTTTGTGCCGGCATCCAAACTTCAATATCATAAGTTTTTGCAGCAGAGAAGCCCATATCCCCGGTACATAATACAATCGTTCGATAAGGCAATTCTAATTTTTCAAGTATTTCTTCACCTGCCCGTGTTAGGCTCTCCAATTCATCATAAGAAGTTTCTTCAGTAGTAAATTTAACCATTTCAACTTTATGGAATTGATGTAAACGAATTAACCCTCTTGTATCTTTACCAGCACTACCAGCTTCAGAACGGAAGCAAGGACTCATAGCAGTGAAATAAATAGGTAATTCATCCTCGCTTAAAATTTCGTTTGCATAATAATTTGTTAAAGGAACCTCAGCAGTAGGAATAAGTGTATAATCAGTATCAGCTACTTGAAAAACATCTTCCTTAAATTTAGGAAATTGTCCAGTACCAAACATAGACTTACTATTAACCATATAAGGAGTAATCATTTCTTGGAAGCCGTGTTCATTAATATGTGTATCTAACATAAAATTATAGATGGCTCTTTCTAAACGTGCACCTAAATTTTTATAATATAAAAATCTAGCACCTGTTACTTTTGCTCCACGTTGGAAATCAAGAATATCTAAAGCTTCACCAATTTCATAGTGTGCTTTGGGATGGAAGTCAAATTGTCTTGGTTTACTCCAACGTTTAACTTCTATATTATCATCTTCATCTTGGACAAAAGGTACAGTTTCATCTGGTAAATTTGGCAAATTTACTAAAATATCTGTATATTGTTTTTCAGTTAGAGATAATTCACCAGCTAATTCCTTAATATTTTTATTGATTTTACGAATATTTTCGATATTTTCTTCGGAAGATTGATTACTTTTCTTTAATTCTGCTACTTCGTCAGATAATTTGTTCCTTAGTTGTTTTTGTTCTTCTAATTTTGGTAGTATATTTCTACGTGTTTGATCTAATTCAAGTAAATGATCAATAGTAGATTTTTCAACACCACGTTGTTCAAATAAAACAATAAGATTATCATAATTTTTCCGTATTTTTTTAATATCTAACATTTTGTATCATCCTTTCTTAACTTCTAATAAAAAAAGCTTATCCAACTCCATGAATTAAAATTCATTGGAGCGGATAAGCTTAAATCCGCGGTACCACCCAAATTCAATAAAATTAGATAAACTAATTTAATATTGCACTCAATTATGTAGATAACGGCAACTGACCGAAATAGATTATTTCTCTATTTTCTTATAGTAGAGTGGATTTCATTAAGTTATTTTACTAGTTTACATCAACTACTAGCTTTCTGAAAAAATAAACCTAATTACTTATCTCTAATGATTTACTATATTTCTCATTTATTAATTTCATTATATGCAAAAGAAATTACTCTGTCAATAACTTTATGTTAGTTATATTAATTTTTAATATTAATATATAATTTTTTGAACAAAAAACCATTTTAAATTTTAACTATAAATTAAATATCCATGCCTATTGGGTTAAAAATAATTTTCTCATTTCGTTTATTGTATGCATTAACAATATATAATGTAATAAATATTTACAAGAAAATACATAGAGAGATGATAAATAAAACTAAGCAATTATCAATAAGGTACTTACTATAGGTATATTAATGATAATTATTATTTTATAACCAAATCTTATGAATGAGGATATATCAATAGATAAAAAAATGCAAGTAATTTAGAGGGGAATGACTAAAAATAAGACTAGCAAAATAAACTGTAAAAAAAACATACANNNNNNNNNNNNNNNNNNNNTTTAATAAATGTCCTATTCCCTATAGGGAATAGGACATTTATTAAATGTATGTTTTTTTTACAGTTTATTTTGCTAGTCTTATTTTTAGTCATTCCCCTCTAAATTACTTGCATTTTTTTATCTATTGATATATCCTCATTCATAAGATTTGGTTATAAAATAATAATTATCATTAATATACCTATAGTAAGTACCTTATTGATAATTGCTTAGTTTTATTTATCATCTCTCTATGTATTTTCTTGTAAATATTTATTACATTATATATTGTTAATGCATACAATAAACGAAATGAGAAAATTATTTTTAACCCAATAGGCATGGATATTTAATTTATAGTTAAAATTTAAAATGGTTTTTTGTTCAAAAAATTATATATTAATATTAAAAATTAATATAACTAACATAAAGTTATTGACAGAGTAATTTCTTTTGCATATAATGAAATTAATAAATGAGAAATATAGTAAATCATTAGAGATAAGTAATTAGGTTTATTTTTTCAGAAAGCTAGTAGTTGATGTAAACTAGTAAAATAACTTAATGAAATCCACTCTACTATAAGAAAATAGAGAAATAATCTATTTCGGTCAGTTGCCGTTATCTACATAATTGAGTGCAATATTAAATTAGTTTATCTAATTTTATTGAATTTGGGTGGTACCGCGGATTTAAGCTTATCCGCTCCAATGAATTTTAATTCATGGAGTTGGATAAGCTTTTTTTATTAGAAGTTAAGAAAGGATGATACAAAATGTTAGATATTAAAAAAATACGGAAAAATTATGATAATCTTATTGTTTTATTTGAACAACGTGGTGTTGAAAAATCTACTATTGATCATTTACTTGAATTAGATCAAACACGTAGAAATATACTACCAAAATTAGAAGAACAAAAACAACTAAGGAACAAATTATCTGACGAAGTAGCAGAATTAAAGAAAAGTAATCAATCTTCCGAAG
This is a stretch of genomic DNA from Melissococcus plutonius ATCC 35311. It encodes these proteins:
- the sdaAA gene encoding L-serine ammonia-lyase, iron-sulfur-dependent, subunit alpha, yielding MEQSQMSFDDVWNIMEQNLQTMENAVKRSQEGEGVFSSTSLTGGDAIKLKNYRENHQPLSGELMMKGIQAAIGTNEVNAAMGVICATPTAGAAGTLPGVLFTINETLDLSKEQMIRFLFAAGLFGIVVANNDCIAGATGGCQAEVGSASAMAAAAAVEVAGGTPRQSAEAFSIAMQNLLGLVCDPVAGLVEIPCINRNAIGAGNALIAADMALADIKNKIPADQVVSAMGEIGATLPASLRETGLGGVAGTDAGKEMKKRIFG
- the sdaAB gene encoding L-serine ammonia-lyase, iron-sulfur-dependent subunit beta; this encodes MVENIKNSRKKQKVLNYKSCFDIIGPIMIGPSSSHTAGAVSIGQVARKLFGKTPKKIICKYYESFAETHKGHGTDYAIIAGILGFATNDSRVPQAIELAESEGISIEFIEMEGDSSVHHANTACLYLEDDTHSIHVTGISLGGGTIEIKYIEIDGFIIEPQGTLPILLTLTKNENTKIGIENILKENNIKINKIVKLENDQDYLYEFDLDSRPLPAIANELVNFDKETRIILL
- a CDS encoding PTS sugar transporter subunit IIC codes for the protein MKILLGVGMLLLVILVMFLFAFYAPNGRKALSALSGAACSTFLPEAFLHYAIGDVFHIQYVAKIGETMGGLGGLAAGTLVPLAFGISPVFSVIMGVSLINFKLLPAFVAAYLLSFVLKQLQKYIPEGIDLIVIILVIPLSTYFVADIIQPFVMGILQIIGNSILSAIGANPYFMGALLGVIIPIVGMTPLSSMVLTALIGLTGVPMAIGAFGCFGNSILNFMLFNRLPFGDKSTALAVTIEPLTQIDIISSNPIPIFGTNAVAGAINGMIVTYFGLKVPVTGMATPWAGLLVVLGNNPINKALITVACIVICSLVIGFIGSIVFKNFKLVTVNDLRKDTQIS
- the serS gene encoding serine--tRNA ligase; translation: MLDIKKIRKNYDNLIVLFEQRGVEKSTIDHLLELDQTRRNILPKLEEQKQLRNKLSDEVAELKKSNQSSEENIENIRKINKNIKELAGELSLTEKQYTDILVNLPNLPDETVPFVQDEDDNIEVKRWSKPRQFDFHPKAHYEIGEALDILDFQRGAKVTGARFLYYKNLGARLERAIYNFMLDTHINEHGFQEMITPYMVNSKSMFGTGQFPKFKEDVFQVADTDYTLIPTAEVPLTNYYANEILSEDELPIYFTAMSPCFRSEAGSAGKDTRGLIRLHQFHKVEMVKFTTEETSYDELESLTRAGEEILEKLELPYRTIVLCTGDMGFSAAKTYDIEVWMPAQNTYREISSCSNCVDFQARRAMIRYRTKDGEIKYAHTLNGSGLAVGRTVAAIIENYQNEDGSVTIPEVLQPYMGGQSVLK